The genomic segment AACTATATCAGCATCCTCGTTGAGCAATCAGTCAGTGATGCAAAGCAAGTAATCCATGATGCTTGGCACCAAGCTCAGTTATTCCAGCATATTTATATTACCAACTCCAACGGGCTATTAATTGGCGGCATCCCGCTTAAGACGCTATTGATTGCCGATTCGCAAATCAAGTTAAGTGATTTGATGGATCCAAACCTCGTGCGTATTGATGCACAAACAGATCAAGAACAAGCGGCTCGCCTCTTGGTGGATCGGGATTTATCATCCCTACCCGTAGAAGATCAAGGCAAGCTAATCGGGGTGTTTCACGTTGATGAAGCGGCAGATATTCTAGAGCAAGAATCCACCGAGGATGCTGAGCTACAAGGCGGCTCTTCCCCATTAGAAACGTCCTACCTAGCAGCAACACCTTGGCAACTTTGGCGTAAACGCATTGGCTGGCTGCTGCTGCTGTTTGCTGCTGAAAGCTACACAGGGACGGTATTACGCGCCTTTGAAGAGCAATTAGAAGCCGCCATTGCCCTCGCCTTTTTTATCCCACTCTTAATCGGCACGGGCGGCAATAGTGGCACCCAGATCACCACCACCATTATTCGTGCAATGGCGGTGGGTGAAGTGACCATGCGCAATATCGGCGAAGTCCTTAGAAAAGAGGCCTCCACTGCGCTATTAATTTCGATGGGGATTGCTTTGGCCGCTTGGGTTCGTGCTTGGTCGCTCGGCGTTGGGCCTGAGATTGGTCTAGTCGTTACCTTAACCATTGTCGCCATCATTATGTGGAGTGCGATTGTTTCCTCCATCACACCATTAATTCTGAAGCGCCTAAAAATTGACCCCGCCGTAGTGTCCGCGCCTTTTATTGCCACACTTGTGGATGGAACAGGCCTCGTTATTTACTTTGAAATCGCCCAGCTCATCCTGCCAGAGCTGAAATAAACTCACTGTCCTAAAATGCAAAAAGGCAGCCTAGCTGCCTTTTTGCATTTTACTGTCCACCACACCCTTTACTCAAGATCACTCGACCAGCCATCCGGACGAACCAAAGCGTTTTCAAAACGGGAATGCTGGCCCACAAACACCAGCGGAATCTTACCTACCGGGCCGTTACGGTGTTTACCAATAATGCATTCGGCAAGGCCTTTAAACTGGCTGTCTGGGTTGTAGTATTCATCGCGGTACATAAATAAAATCAAATCCGCATCCTGCTCGATCGCGCCCGATTCTCGCAAGTCGGACATCATCGGGCGTTTATCGGTACGCTGCTCCACCGAACGAGAAAGCTGCGAGAGCGCGATAATCGGCACTTTCAACTCTTTAGCCAGCGATTTTAAGCCACGCGAAATTTCGCCCAGCTCGGTAGCACGGTTCTGATCTTTCGCCCCCGCCCGCCCCGCCATCAGCTGCAAGTAATCGATCACAATCAGCCCAAGCTGGCCGCCGCATTGCCGCGCAAGCCGTCTGGCCTTAGTACGAATATCCAGCGCGGTCAGCGAGCCGGTTTCTTCAATAAAAATCGGCGCTTCATTCATGCGGCCCACGGCGTGGGTAAGGCGCACCCAATCTTCATCTTCAAAACGGCCAGTTTTCAGCTTATGCAGATCAATCCGGCCAATCGAACCCACCATACGCATACCCAGCTGGGTTGCGCCCATTTCCATGGAGAAAATTGCCACCGGCAACTTAAGCTCAATGCCAACGTGCTCGGCAATATTTACCGAAAACGCGGTTTTACCCATGGAAGGTCGGCCCGCCACGATAATTAAATCGCCTGCCTGCATACCCGAAGTCATCCGATCAAGATCCAAAAATCCCGTCGCAACGCCAGTGACTTCAGATGGATTATCCTGCTGAAACAAATGATCAATGCGCTCAACAATTTCTTTTAAAATCGGTGGCATGCCGATAAAGCCTTTCTGCCCGCGGGACGATTGCTCTGCAATTTGAAACACAGCCGATTCGGCCTGATCCAAGAGCTCGGAGGCTTCGCGTCCGCTGGGGCTGTAGGCGGCATCGGCAATATCGGTAGCCACAGATGCAAGCTGGCGCATCACAGATTTTTCGCGGACAATCTCACCATATCGGCGGATATTGGCCGCAGATGGGGTGTTTTGCACCAAGGAGCCCAAATACGCCAAGCCCCCCACATAAGACAATTCTTCGTGAGTATCGAGCGCTTCGGCTACGGTAATCACGTCTGCGGGGCGGCCTAATTCAACCAACTTGGCGATCACAGCAAAGATGCGGCGGTGATCATCACGGTAGAAATCGGCTTCAAATAAGGTATCAGCAATCTTATCAAAAGAGCTGTTATCCAGCATCAGGCCACCAAGCACAGATTGCTCAGCCTCAACCGAATGCGGTGGCATGCGGATGTTTTCAAGTTGCGTCATGGAGTGGTCGGGGTTACGATGCTCGGTCATTTTTTTACATCTGGTGTGCTTGCTGGAAGTCCGGCATTTTACGCTACAAACAACGGTGCGGCGGATAGTAATATCTCACGCTGCCATATAAAGACAAACTATGCAGTCTATTCGTAAAACCGTACTCGTTACCCACTGTGCAGATCGCATGTTTGACTTGGTCGATCGCGTCGAGAACTACCCTCAGTTTCTGCCATGGTGCGGCGGCGTTGAGGT from the Iodobacter fluviatilis genome contains:
- the mgtE gene encoding magnesium transporter encodes the protein MKTHQHAHTIQVLDLTALRSWIATTPPSERANQLLALSAEDLNDAFNTLPVNEGSALIASLSTENAGQLLLRLHSKIINALQDGIPRRDMLTILRKMENNDRGNLLSYLSEQNKHNYTALLKWPSESVGAHMRNNYISILVEQSVSDAKQVIHDAWHQAQLFQHIYITNSNGLLIGGIPLKTLLIADSQIKLSDLMDPNLVRIDAQTDQEQAARLLVDRDLSSLPVEDQGKLIGVFHVDEAADILEQESTEDAELQGGSSPLETSYLAATPWQLWRKRIGWLLLLFAAESYTGTVLRAFEEQLEAAIALAFFIPLLIGTGGNSGTQITTTIIRAMAVGEVTMRNIGEVLRKEASTALLISMGIALAAWVRAWSLGVGPEIGLVVTLTIVAIIMWSAIVSSITPLILKRLKIDPAVVSAPFIATLVDGTGLVIYFEIAQLILPELK
- the dnaB gene encoding replicative DNA helicase; amino-acid sequence: MTEHRNPDHSMTQLENIRMPPHSVEAEQSVLGGLMLDNSSFDKIADTLFEADFYRDDHRRIFAVIAKLVELGRPADVITVAEALDTHEELSYVGGLAYLGSLVQNTPSAANIRRYGEIVREKSVMRQLASVATDIADAAYSPSGREASELLDQAESAVFQIAEQSSRGQKGFIGMPPILKEIVERIDHLFQQDNPSEVTGVATGFLDLDRMTSGMQAGDLIIVAGRPSMGKTAFSVNIAEHVGIELKLPVAIFSMEMGATQLGMRMVGSIGRIDLHKLKTGRFEDEDWVRLTHAVGRMNEAPIFIEETGSLTALDIRTKARRLARQCGGQLGLIVIDYLQLMAGRAGAKDQNRATELGEISRGLKSLAKELKVPIIALSQLSRSVEQRTDKRPMMSDLRESGAIEQDADLILFMYRDEYYNPDSQFKGLAECIIGKHRNGPVGKIPLVFVGQHSRFENALVRPDGWSSDLE